The genomic stretch GCGTGGCGGAACGAGGCCACCAGATTGCCGTCATCGTCCTTCTCCGGGAAGTAGTGCGCCGCCAGGGCCAGCGCGGCCGATGCGGAACCGAGACCCTTCGACAGCTTCTTCGTCACGCCCACGTCGCACCCGCTTCCTGGCACACCCGCGCGCCGAAATCCCCAGCGGTCGCCACCCGCATCCACTTCCGGCTGACGTCCTCCAGCATCGGCACCGTGTCGTACCGGAAGTCCGGAACGACTAACCAGTCAGCACCGCCCCCGTCACCCCGGTCGGCGGTGATCTTGTCAGCCAGGAGCGTCGCGTGGGTGTAGTCCTTCACATCGACCTTGAACTCAGTCCTCGCCCCGCGCTCCCGTGACACCGTGACCAGCAGGTCGTAGGTGTCCATATCCGGCCACAGTGCCACGGCCACCTCTTTCTTCTTCAGGGTCGGCTTCGACAGCGCGTCATACAGGCCCAGCTCGGGAATCCCCGGGATCGTCGTGCACCGCCATACTCCCCGCACCAGGGCCCTGTGCCCCTTCTCCGGAGTCGGCTCGGGGATCCCATCCGTGATGTCCTTGAACAGGACGCTCGCATTCCCCTCGGGCTTCAACGGCCTGCCCACGGGCCGCAGCTCCGGCGCCTTGCCGCTGTCCGGAACCGTGAACTCGTACCGCGCTCCATGCCGGGCGTGCGGCCGGTGGAAGCAACGGACCTTCCCCGCGGAGCCACGCTTCTCGCCATGCAGCGTGATCTTCATGGGCCACGAGCAGAACGGGCACGCGAACCACCACCGTTGGTCGTAGAGCGCGTCGAACCGGATAGGTTCGTAGAACTCGTCGAGCTTCGCGGGGAGATCAAGACGGCGGAGTTCCCCGGCGGTCCCCGCCGGAGTCGTGATCAGGGCCGACCGCCATGCGCAGTAGGACTCCTGCGAGCGACCTTTCAGCAGTTCCCGGTGCACCAGTGTCTGGTGCAGCTCGTCGCTGACCCGATCACCCATCGCTGACCGGCCGTTCCACGACGCCTTGTCGAGCGCCTCCAGGACGGTCCGCTGCTCCATCTCCAGGTCGTAGGAGTCCTCCTCGAACTCCCCGTCCTCGGTGATGGCGTAGAAGCCCGACATCTCGCCGGCGTCCACGCCGTCGGGCAGGAGCGCCGACAGGTCTTCCGTCAGCATCTCCCGGAACTTGGTGAAGGTCAGGGGCTTTCCGGGACCCCACGCCCAGAGGATCCTCGCGTGGGCGTCCATCATCTCCTTGAGGCGGACTTCTGGGTCTGTGCTGCTGTCGGACCCGGTCAGTGCCCTCGCGGCCATGGCGGCAGCGGTCATGACGACATGCCGGATCTCGGCGTCATGCAATGAACTGGCGGAAGTAGAGCGTGTGTTCACCTGGTCGACCTTAGGTGTGCACCATTTCTCCGCAGCCATCTGAGTGGTAATTCATCAGTTCGGGTGATGGAGCGTGCGGAAGCCTCCTATGCAAGCTCCACGATGGGGACATTTGGGTACATGCCTCGATAGGCGTCCCGGTATTGGGTGATGTGCTGGCGTCCGGCGTCAGTCAGGCGCCACCGGTACTCCCTCACGAACGCCTCCTCGCCTTCCCCTTCAGTCACCGCAAACTCGTCGATCAGGCCGCGGCTGCTGCCCCCGCGCGACCGGTACCCCGTTCCCAGGTAGAACTTCGACCTCCCCCACATATCATCTTCCGGTAGGCCATCCGGTTCGGCAGAAGCTACCTTCATCAGACTGGACCACAGCCACTCTGAAAGCAGGTGCGCCGGCCGCCGTGGCGGAAGTGCCTCACCGAGGCCAGCTCGCGCGCAGGCTCGGCCCAAGCGGGTGAGTTCCACCAGGACCCGTGGAACGAAGCCCAGGGGGAACACCTCGACCTGGTCCTCCGAGACCACGACAAGCCCGCGCGTGGCCAGAGCTTTGAACGTCTGGCCGGCGCCGGCGTCATGTTCGCCCAGTACCCGTAGGCGGTCCTGAAGAGCCGTGTACCCCGTGAACGCCGGGTCGGCTTTGATCGTGAACGGGACTTTCCTCCACTCCGCCGCGGGAATCCGCTTCCCTGAACTGGTCGCCCGAGCAGCCGTCACCTGACGCTCAACTTCCTGGTCCTCCTGGTAGCAGGCCGTCAGATAGATGCGCTGCCGCTCATTGAGGCCCTCCCAGATCTCCGCTGCCCGTACGGATGGGTGTGTCCTGCCCTTGGAAGGGGGCTTCGGAGGGACGTCATCCGGTCGGCTACGCATCACGCGTCCATCAGAACCCGGGGCGGGACCCCGTACATCCGGGCCAGGGCGCTGGCAAGCAGCCCCGAGGTTTCCGGGTCCCACAGCATCTTCCCTGGCACCTTCCTCTCCTCCTCCAGGTCCCGGATCTTGCGGTGGTCGATGAGTTGCCCGTGGCTCGCAGGGTCTCCCCGTAGGCGAGCCGCCACGCTAGCTGTTGTGAAGCCGGCCACGGACCGAAGATCAACCAGGGACGCTTCTCCTCGTGGGCTGGCGATCAAGTCGTCCGGGGCGCACCCCAGGGCCAGGGCCAGATCCCCCAGGCGAGACACCGAGGGAGAGTGCACGCCTGCCTCGTAGTAGTGGATCACCGGGCAGACACCCCCCATCCGGTCTGCCACGTCCTCTGGGGACACGCCGCGCTCCTTCCGCATCTTGGTCAGTTTCGTCGCGTCGATCTTCCATACCGACTATGGCACGCACCCAGGGAACCGCGATGAAGTCTTCGTCGCAACCGTCCTCAACACCCATCGGCAGCCGCGTGCCCGTCCCGTGGGATAGGGCTCCCGCGCCTCCGTGGGCACAGTCCCGTTCCCAGGATGGGTGGCTCGGGCTCGAGGGCGGGCGCCGAGCGATGACCGGCAAGGCCCGTTCTCTGGACAAGGCGTCCGGCCGTAGTGGTTGCGCAGTTCGTGACGATGGACCAGTGGAGCCGGTTCCTGAGCTTCGCGGCGATGTTGAAGGTGGTGTTCTCCCGGACCCAGCCCGGTTGGCTGATCAGCTCCCCCATTCCATCCGTACGGGTTCACGGGCGACAGCGAGGGCGCCGTCGAAGTCGGCGAGGCGTTCGGCGAGGGTGGTGGTGGCGATGCGGGAGGGGAGTGCCGCCGAGAACTTCAGGCCGCGGACGGCTCGTGGGTCGACGGTGGGCAGGGTGAGGGAGTCGGGGAGTTCGCCGCGGGCGGTTTTCCAGTCGGTGAGGGAGAGGTCCTGGCGGAGCCGGACGTGGGTGTCCGTGGGGCGTTGTACGGGATCGGCCAGGTTGCCGAGGGAGGCGGCGAGGGTGGCGTTGGCGCGATAGCCGGCCCAGGTCCACCAACGGGTGGCGTCGGCGTCGCGGACGAGCAGGGTGCCCGCGGGGTGCACTTCGTAGGGTGCGCGGTCGGTGCGCAGTTCGGCGAGGGCCGCGGTGGCTCGTCGGGTGAGGCGGACGTCCGGATCGGTGCCCAGGAGCACGTCGCGCATCGCCCGAGTGAGTGCGTACGACAGGCCGCGGGCTTCGCTGCCCTGCCATTTGGCGACGCCGCCGTCCTCGACGGGTTCGACGAAGGCTCGGCGTCGGGCCCAGTCGATGAAGGTGACCTGCCAGCTGCGGCCGGCCAGGAGGAGACGGCGCGGCCCTCGGCGCTCTTCGGTGAGGACGGTGGGGTCGGTGGTGCCGATCTCGGTGCGTCCTGCGAGCACGGTGAACTCGGGTGGTGCGGTGAAGGAGGCGGTCAGTTCCATGAAGTGGCGGCGCCCGAAGTGTTTCTCGGCTTCGGGGCCGATGAAGAGCATGCCGCCGTCGCTGTCGAGGAAGCCCTCCGCGACGAGGTGGGTCAGGAGGGGGGTGGCGGAACGGTCGAAGGGGGCGAGGCCGTTCCAGTGCTCGGGCCAGAGCCTGTCGCCGATGCGGTGTTCCTGGAGGGCGACGGCGAGGAGCTGCTGGGCGACGAGGTGGCGGGGTGAGGGAGGCGGGGTGACGGGTTCCACCCAGCCTCGGGCCCACTGGGTGAGCAGGCCGGCGGCTTGGAGGAGGGCGTCGGGCCGGGTGGTGAGGAACAGGCAGTTGCGGGAGGTGCCGGCGCGACGTCCGGTGCGGCCGATGCGCTGCAGGAACGAGGCTACCGTGCTGGGGGAGTCAATCTGGATGACACGGTCGAGGTCGCCGACGTCGATGCCGAGTTCCAGGGTGGAGGTGGAGACGATGACGCAGTCACGGGCTTCGGCGAAGGCTTGCTCGGAGCGTGCGCGTTCGTCGGTGGAGAGGGAGGCGTGGGAGAGGAAGACGGTGACGTCGCGGGCTCGCAGTGCCGCCCCGAGTTCTTCCACCTGCTTACGGGAGTCGCAGAAGACGAGGCGTTTCTCCCCCTGGTGCAGGGAGGAGATCACCTTGGCGGCGTTGGCGAGTGATCCCACGTAGTCGAGCTCGACTTCTCCCGCGGGGCGGGGCAGTGCCGAGTCGTCGGTGGGGGTGGGCAGGGTGACGCCGGGGGCGACGACCCGGCCGGAGCGGTGGTCGGGGTCGGCGCCTTGGAGCCAGGTGAGCAGGGCGTCGGGGTTGCCGACGGTGGCGGAGAGGCCGACGCGTTGGATGCGGTGGCCGGTCAGCTTTTCCAGGCGTTCGAGTACGGCGAGCAGGTGCCAGCCGCGGTCGTCCCCGGCGAAGGCGTGCACTTCGTCGACGACTACGGCACGCACCCGGCCCAGCATGTGTGCATGGTCGGTTTTGACGCTGATGAGCATCGCTTCGAGGGATTCGGGCGTGGTGAGCAGCACGTCGGGGGATTCGGTGCGGATGCGGCGGCGTGCGGACTCGGGGGTGTCGCCGTGCCAGAGCGCGGCCCGGCGGCCCAGCCACTGGGCGTAACTGTCGACGCGGTGCACCAGGTTGTTCAGGAGTGCCTTGAGCGGGGCCAGGTAGAGGACCGAGGTGCCGGTCCATTGTTTGTGGCGCATTGCGGACAGGAGGGGGAAGGTGGCGGCTTCCGTTTTGCCGCCTGCCGTCGGCGCGAGCAGGATCGCGTCCTCGCCGTCCATCAGGGGGTGGACGGCGGCCTTCTGCAGGGGTCGTAGATCGGGCCAGCCGAGGGTGTTGACGATGTGGTGCAGGACCACCGGGTCGAGGCGTTCCACCGGGTCGGTGCCGTGCGGCTGGTCCTGCACGCGGTTGCCTCCTGCACTGGTCGTCAGAGGTCGGAGTCAGACGGGCCTGTTGAGAGGCCCGGGCTCGGTTGGGGACTGGAAAGCAGGACCTTCAGACGTCGATATCTAGGTCGTCGGCCGAGGCGGCTGGCGCTTGCGCGGCGAAGTTCCGCTCGGTGGCGGTGAGGTCACCACTGCCCACCGTCAGCTTGTAGTGCTTGCGCGGGTCGAAGTCGTCGAACTGGTCGATCCGGTCCAGGACGTCACCGACCAGCTTCTTCAGGTACAGGCGCGGGGCCACACCGACTTTTCCGCCAAGCGCTCCGCCCACGGCCCGGGCCAGGTCGGTGAGGTAGGCATCGTCGGCGAGCTGTTTGATTCGGTCGGGGGCCTGGGAGCCTTCGGCGTACAGGTCGCGGATGGTGGCGCCCAGGCCGGTCAGGGACTCTTCGGTGAATCCGGGCAGCCGGATCTGGACGGCCCGGGGATTGTCGAAGCGGGGGTCGGTGGTGAAGTCGGTGGCCAGGCGCTGGGCGAGCGGTGCGAGCCGCTGCACTCCCTGCTGCCCGTCGTAGAAGGCGGGGGTGCCGGTAATGATCAGGTACAGGCCGGGGAAGCGGCCGGAGTGGACCTCGTCGATGAGCTGCCGCAGCGCGTTGAGGGCCTTGTCGCGGGCGTCAGAGCGGACCCGCTGCAGGGTTTCCACCTCGTCCAGGACGAGGACGAGACCGGCGTGTCCGGCGTCCCTGAGGACGGTGAGCAGGCCCTGGAGGAAACCGAACGCGCCGAAGTGGTCGAGGTCACCGCGGACGCCTGCGCTGCGCCGGGCGGCTGCGGCGACGTGCGGCTGGCCACCGAGCCAGGCCATCACCGCGGCGGCGGTGGCCTCGTCACCGGCGTCGAGGGACTGCTTGTAGCCGCGCAGTGCGGTGGCGAACGCGGGAGCGTGTCGGGACACCTCGGCCAGGCGGGCGGTGAGCAGCCGGTTCACCGCCTGGGACAGTTCGCTCTCGTCCGTGCCGTCGGCGAGGGCGTCCTCTTCCAGGGCGTAGAACCACGCGTCGGCGACCGGCCGCAGCGCGCTGGGCGGGAAACTCGCGGTGGTGAGGCGTTCAGTGAGGCGCCGGTAGACGGTCTCCAGCTTGTGCAGCGGGGTCTCGGTCTCCGACACCTGTACCTCGGCCACGGCGAAGGTGCGGCGTTTGGCACGCTCGCCGAGCCAGCGGGTGAAGAAGGTCTTGCCGGAGCCATACTCCCCTCGGACGGCCTTGAACACCGAGCCGCCGGCGGCAACGGTGTCCAGTTCCTCGTCGACGGCCCGTTCGAAGCGGTCGAGGCCGGTGGCGAGCAGGTCCAGGCCGCTTTCCGGTACGGCGCCGCGCCGCAGGGCGTCCACCACGGCGCGTCGTCGTACGGCGCCGACCGGGGAGCCGGTACCGGGTGTTGAAGATCCGAACGCGTTCACCCGGACAGTCTCCCATCCGGTCGTCGGCCCGACCGCCAGCATGCGGGCCTGGCGGCCGGGGCGGTGCCCTGCCTCACAGCCCGAACTGGTCGATCAGCTGGGCCCGGTGCAGGCGCAGCGTGCGGTTGTCGGGGAGGATCTCCAGGATCTGGGCGCCGTCGTAGTTGAGGAGCTGGGCCAGCGTCGCGGCGAAGCCGGGTGCGCGGGTGGCTGGCTGGCCCGCGCGTTCGGCCAGCGCGGTCATCGTCAGGGTGCCCGTCTCGACCAGGGCGACCAGAGCCTTCGGTACCGCCTTGCCCTGTGGCTTGCGGGCCAGCAGCCCGAGCTGTGCCTGGTACAGCTCGGTGGCCATGAGGCGCTCCACCAGGGCGGTGGCCGGGTCGCTGGATGCGGCGGCGGAGGCGGAGTCCTGTGGTGCGGCCGGGGCCGCCTGCTCCTCTTCGAAGAGAGCCATGGTCGGCTCCGCCGGGGCGGGGGTCTTCTTCGTCTGCTTGCGGCGCGGCCGTACGTCGGCGGCCTCGGTCCCAATGCCGGCCCCTGCGGCGCCTGGCACCGGAATGTCTGTGCCTTCGGCGCGCTCGTCCCACCACGCGGGTGACGGGTCACCCAGTTCCCGCCAGCCCGTGGGCGGTTCGGCGCCGAACGGCAGCAGGGCGAGAAGCGGGATGGTGAACTCGGCGAGGGTGGCCCCGCCGTGGTAACCGGCCTTCATCGCCGTGTAGCGGGCGTCGTGCTCGCGCAGCGCGACGATCCGTGCACCGGGCTCAGGCCAGACCACCCGGGGGCCGGACAGTTCGATCTCTGCCGGGGCGAGGGGACCGCCGGGCAGCCGGTGGCGGGCCGAGGCGACGCTGCCTGCGGGGGCGTCGGCTCTGTTGCCGCGCCGTTCGATCACATGCCCGTGGTCGGAGGTGAGCAGTACGGTCATGCCGCCCGCTCGGGCGGCCCGCAGCAGTGGCTCCAGGCCGCCGATCTCCTTGATCCGCCAAGCGCCGTCGCCGAGCTTCTGCTCCTTGCCGAGCCGGTCGTCGACGGTGTTGAGGACGACCGCGACGTGGGTGCGCTCGTCGGCGAGAGCTTCGGTGAGGGCGGTGGAGAACGGCGAGCCTGTGTCGGGGCCGCGCAGGTCGTCCTTGTGGAAGATCGCCGCCGGGGCCCCCTTCCAGCAGGGTTGCTGGGGGAAGAGCCGCTTCTCGTCGCTCTGGTCGCCCTTCATCAGGGTGCCGGCGAACAGCGAGGTGCGCGAGACGGTGGTGAGGGTGGGCAGCGCCGCGGCCACCGCCCGCCGGGCCGGTGCCCCGGCGGGCTCCGGCAGAGGGTCGTACTCCGACCAGTGGGCGCGCAGCTCCTCGCCGAGCTCGGCCGCTATCGCCGCGCTCATCCCGTCCACGAGCAGCAGCAGGACTCGGTGCCCGGGCGAGGCCACCAAAGGAGCGACCACCCGGTCCAGGAAGCTCTCGACGGTGAGCATGGTGCCGGGCGCGGTGCCGTCCGCCGTCCACACCGCGAGCCGCTCGGAGAACGCGTGGTCCAGGGCCCGGCGCTCGCTGCGTACCTGTTCGCCGATCCGGCTGTACGCGTCGGCGAGCACGCTGTCTGTGTCACCGCCGGCCTCCAGGTGTTCCAGGGCCCGGTCTACCCAGCCCAGTTCGCGGATCTGGCGGGTGATGCCCTTGGCCACGGAGGGGACTTCGGACGTGGGGCGGCAGGCGAGCCAGCGCTGCAATCGTGCCGCCATCTTCACCCGCTCGACGCGGACGGGGCTGGTGTCGACGGAGGCCAGGGCGTGCTCGGCCAGCGCGGTGACGGCGTCGTTGATCTTCTGCGTGCCGCCCTCTGCCAGGGCGCGGCCGGCGGCGGTGAAGCGCGCGTCGAGGCCGTCGGCGAGCAGCGGGCTTGCCGCGGCTGCACTTTGCGCACCGAACTGGGTGACGAGCTGCGCGGCCCGGTTCAGGACCGGGTCGGCGAGCCGGTGCTCGCCCCTGTCGAGCAGTCCCCGCACGTACTCCTCGCCGCTGTGAGCGAAGGAGGCAAGGAGCCGGTCGAGGTCGTCCCCCTGGGCGGGCGGTTTCTCGCCCAGCCACCGCTCGGCGCGCCCACGCGCCCGGTACAGGTCGTGGTCGGCCTCCGCATGCCCCCACAGGGCAGCGCACACGACCGCGTACGCCGCCGCGTCGGCCCCGTGCTCGGCGTCCACCAGGGCGGTGATGATCCGGCTGGCGGAGCCGGCCTGCTCGGGTTCGCCAAGGAAGGCGGCAAGGCCCGCGCGTTCCGGTCCGCGCAGGTCGCGCAGCAGGTCGGGGCCGCCGGGGGTGAGGGTCCAGCGGAACAGGGCGACGGCGTCGATACGGTCGCCGTCGTCGTGCGTGGCCGGTGCGCCCAGCGCGTCGGTGTCCTGGCGGGTCAGGCGCAGCCGGCGTCTGGCCAGCCGGGTGAGGGCCTCGTCGCGGGAGAGCAGCCCCTTTCCGAGCGAGGGCCAGCCGCGGGTGGCCGCGGCGTCCATGAGCGCCTCGGCCGCCCAGCTCTCGCCGCGCAGCCGCCCGTCGATCCCGCGCGCGTCGAACGCCTCCCGAACCACTTCCCAGTTGTCGACCGACCGGATGCGACCGCCATAGACCCGGGCGAGCAGTCCGGGGTCGAGGTCGGTGTCCTCGCAGTTGGTGAGGACGACCAGGACCCCGGGGTCGGGCGGGGTGGCCGCATCCAGATGGCCCAGGATCAGCTCGTGCACGGCCAGTACGGACGGCGCGACGGCGACCTGCGCCTGCAGGCCGCCCGCTGTGCGCTGCACGGTGGGAGCGTCCCAGACGGGGGCGGCCCGCAGCAGCAGGACGCGAACCGCACCGTCACCGATCCGGCTGCGGGCGGCCAGGTACTGGCGGACCGTCCCGGCGGACAGCCGGGCGGGTCCTGCGGTTTGGGGCGCGGTGGTCACTGCTTCGGACATCAGTCGACGACCTTCCACACGATCTCGACCACGGCGTCCGGGTGTGCGGCCGCGAGTGCCGCGATCTCCGCCTGGAGTTCGGCGGCGGCCCGGGCGGCGGTAGTCCGCCCGCCGCCGGAACGGGCGACGGTGCGCGAGCCGGTGCGCGGGCCCGGCTGCTGTGGCGGCTCCGGCAACACCTGCGGATGTGCGGAGCCGCCGCCCAGGTCCACACTCTCGGAGCTCGGCGCCGCCGGGATGGCGGGCGCCTCGGGCTGTGCGGGCGGGGCCTGCCGGGACCTCAGCAGCGCCACCACCTCCCTGCCGCAGGCGCTCAGCACCCCGGGCAGGTCGGGATAGTCACCGGGGTCACCCGCTGCCGCCTCCCGCATCCGCGCCAGGACGGCCTCGCCCTCCACACCGGCGGTGGACGCCAGGCCCAGATGGTCCCAACTGGTGTTCTGCAGCGCGTTGGCGACCTTCCCCGCGCTCTTCAGGGACATCCCGTGCCGGTGTGCGGTGAAGTCTGCGAGGTCGAAATGGGCGAGCCGGTCCACCACGCTCCTGGCGTCAATGCCCGCCTCCGTGACCCGCCTGACGAGCTCCTGAGCCTGCCGGGCCAGGACGAGCCGGGGCGAGTCGTCGGTCAGCTGGAGGAAGCTGCGGTGCTTCTCCAGCTCCGTGACCAGCCGCCCGGCGTCCTGGGCGAGCCCGCTCGCGGCCTGCCTGATCTGGCCCGCGAACTGGTTGACGATCCGCCCGCGCCGCAGCTGCGGCGCCACGCCCCCGAACACCGTCTCGAACCTCTGACGCGCCTCCTCCCAGTCACTTTCGCCAGGCAGTTGCTGCTCGCGCAGCGCGAACTCCGGCTTCAGCTCGTGCGGCGCGGGCGCGGGCTCGACGGGCACACCGCCGCGTACCCACACCCGGTCGGTCATCTCGGCGTAGGCGGCGGCGAGCAGCCGCCGCAGTGGCTCGGGCAGTCCGCGCGGCTCGGGAAGGTCGGTCCAGTCGGAGAGCCTGACCAGCGTCGGCTCGGCGACAGCGTCCCGCCTCGCCTGGGTGTTGAAGTGGTCGGCCCACAGGCTCGCCTGCCGGTAGTACGCCTCCCGCATCACACCGAGCCCGAGGCCGCCGGCGATTCGGGCCATGACCTTACGGTCCTTGGCCTCGACCTCGACCTGTCCGTCACGGTGCTCGGCGGCCTTGCGGACGTACCCGAAGACGGTCCTGATCTCGGCCGGCCTGACGGGCTTGCCAGTGCCCTCGGGGTCCAGGTCGGGGTGGGCTGGGTACTGGTGGGCAAGCAGCTTGCCGGTCAGCTCGCGGGCTGCGGCGTCCAGCGGCGCCCCCAGGGGGAGGCGCAGGTCGGCGACCTCTTGCTGGGCGACCAGATGGGTGTCGAAGCTGAGGTCGACGACGCCTTCCTGCTTCTGCGCCAGCCCGTACGCCTGCCGCAGTGCCTGATGGACCCGCTCGGTGAGGATGGCGAGTTGCGACTTCAGCATGCCCTTGGCGCGGGCCTTGTCGTCGGCGTTGAGACTGCGCGCGAAGTCGGAGTCGAAGCGGGCCTCGTCGGCGAGCGCCTTGTCGATGACCACGAGCCGCTCGAAGTCACCACGCACCGCGTCGGTCAAGTGCGTCGGCAGCCAGGCCAGGGTTCGGCACTCACCTCCCGGCCTCTCACGCAGGGTACGCAGCCGCTGCAGGTCGTCCATCGGCCCGAACTCACCCTCGTCGTACGGGAAGTCGACGACGAGCCGCCAGGCGTCGTCCTGGCTGGGCCGCAGGGTCGACTCGGGCAGTGAGTCGGCCTCGGCGACATTGCCGAAGACCACCTCGACCTGCCGCTCGGTGCCCTTCCACACCACTTCGAGCACGTCGTACGGGTCGAAACCGCCGGGCCCGTCAGTGACGCCAAGCGCCTCCTTGAGCAAGGCACGCATCTTCGCCCGCCGACTGGCCTGATTGTTGTGTACCTGGGCGTTGGCAAGCACAGCGTCCAGGTCAACGCCGGTGAGCTCAAGACGGACCACCGCGCCCGGTCCTGTACCAACGACCTTGATCTCAGGGAAGGTTGCCGCCCATTCCTTGGCCTTCTGCTCCAGACGGCCGACCTCGGTGCCCGCGATGCGGGTGGTGATAGAGCCGTGGTTGAGGGCGTGCAGCCGGGCCAGGGTGAGATCGGCGAGCGCGGGCACGCTGGGCGCGAGCGCGGACAGCAGCAGGGTCTGCAGCAGCCGGCTGTCACCGGTGAAGTCGCGACAGCGAGCGGCGAGTTGCGGATCGCCCAGGCTCGACGGATCACGCCGGTACGCCTCGACCTGGTCCTCGGTGACCTGATTGCTCTTGAGCAGGTACGGGCGGAGCTTGTCGCGGTAAAGCTTGTCGGCGGCCTCGAAGTGGACATGGGTCTCGCCGCTGAACGCCTTGTCACCGCCACCCGCGATCGCCGGATACAGATCGCCCAGCGGTACGAGCTGACCGAGGCGCCAGTCGTCGCGGTGGTCGACGAGCAGCTGGCTCATCAGCTTCAGGCCGGTACGGGAGCGCTGCAGCGCCGAGGAGATGTGGACCAGCGTGTCCATGAACGCC from Streptomyces davaonensis JCM 4913 encodes the following:
- the pglY gene encoding BREX-2 system ATPase PglY → MAFMSRNTPRPEDRPLLRELIDIPESVSTSDFVLKLSEAVTPEGAEAALREYVVTDRLVGNFGEALDLIKSALDSHSSKAAYLHGSFGSGKSHFMAVLYALLSGNPAARTRAELDPVRAQHSWLDAGDRRFLLVPYHMLGAKSLEQRVLGRYVEHVRKLHPGCPLPQVYLTEGLFEDFDQLRRRNGDEWVIAQLADAGDGLEDEWGESFSWTTELLDTAVSAPEEHENTKQLDLDNPSTPRELRARLVQDLTQTLFPSFARSASEDADGFVSLDRGLGIIAAHAKALNYDGLVLFMDELILWLASRIHDQKFVSREADKITNFVEGGDERRAIPVVSFIARQRDLRELVGEEMSGAAEAAVQDSLKLSGGRFDKIVLEDRNLPQIARARVLRPVDAAAEAKVEGAFTEAKKLGPDIWDTLLGHDKSTTGADEDAFRKTYPFPPAFMDTLVHISSALQRSRTGLKLMSQLLVDHRDDWRLGQLVPLGDLYPAIAGGGDKAFSGETHVHFEAADKLYRDKLRPYLLKSNQVTEDQVEAYRRDPSSLGDPQLAARCRDFTGDSRLLQTLLLSALAPSVPALADLTLARLHALNHGSITTRIAGTEVGRLEQKAKEWAATFPEIKVVGTGPGAVVRLELTGVDLDAVLANAQVHNNQASRRAKMRALLKEALGVTDGPGGFDPYDVLEVVWKGTERQVEVVFGNVAEADSLPESTLRPSQDDAWRLVVDFPYDEGEFGPMDDLQRLRTLRERPGGECRTLAWLPTHLTDAVRGDFERLVVIDKALADEARFDSDFARSLNADDKARAKGMLKSQLAILTERVHQALRQAYGLAQKQEGVVDLSFDTHLVAQQEVADLRLPLGAPLDAAARELTGKLLAHQYPAHPDLDPEGTGKPVRPAEIRTVFGYVRKAAEHRDGQVEVEAKDRKVMARIAGGLGLGVMREAYYRQASLWADHFNTQARRDAVAEPTLVRLSDWTDLPEPRGLPEPLRRLLAAAYAEMTDRVWVRGGVPVEPAPAPHELKPEFALREQQLPGESDWEEARQRFETVFGGVAPQLRRGRIVNQFAGQIRQAASGLAQDAGRLVTELEKHRSFLQLTDDSPRLVLARQAQELVRRVTEAGIDARSVVDRLAHFDLADFTAHRHGMSLKSAGKVANALQNTSWDHLGLASTAGVEGEAVLARMREAAAGDPGDYPDLPGVLSACGREVVALLRSRQAPPAQPEAPAIPAAPSSESVDLGGGSAHPQVLPEPPQQPGPRTGSRTVARSGGGRTTAARAAAELQAEIAALAAAHPDAVVEIVWKVVD